One Carettochelys insculpta isolate YL-2023 chromosome 1, ASM3395843v1, whole genome shotgun sequence genomic window, GTCCAAGTGTCTTAGTCAAAGGCATAACGAAGGTCCAGCCACTAGAGATAACTCCCTCCCCCCTTCACAcacaataataatgataataaataaatgaaaacatttgGGGGTCTATCCAAAAGCATTTGACAATCCACATTAGCCCATGGGTATGCCTATTGAAAATTCCTCCAAAAAGGCCAGGATCTGGAGGAAAAGTGGACCAGGCAAAGGTCCCCATATTGGGAATAAACACATCATAAAAGAATgtgcaggtttaaaaataaaaggaagtttccttcacacaacacacagtagGAGGCCTGTAGAActtcctgccagaggatgttgtgaagaccaggactttaacagggttcaaaaaagagttagataacttcatggaggttagatccattagtggctgttagccaggatgagtaggaatggtgtcccactaccctctgtttgtcagaggctggaaatggatgacagaagaggcatcacttgatgattacctgttctgttcactccctctggggcatctggcatgggccactgtcagaagacaggacagtgggctagatggacctttggtctggctcagcatggccattcttatgtttttatgttaatAGAAAGTCGGTTGCAGCCTTGGTGCAACTCTACTGCAGCCACTAGCGTTACTGTCACAAAGAAGGTTTGATTCTTGTGTGAGGGCCACAAGGAATTGAAACTATAGGCCAAATTCACCATGGTATTACTGCAGTTTTACACTGGTACAACTTGATTGGAGTCAGCTGAGTCACATGAGTGTTCAATTGGAATAATGCAGTGATGAATTAGGCCTTGTGTTCTCATGTCTCGATGTAATGTCATTCTCTGACCCTTAATGGTCTTTCTATCTGAATCCAAAATCCTGCTGGCACGTTAGAACCAATAAGTGACTCAAAAAAtttcctaggccatgtctacacaacgaGCACTATTTCGGGATatggcagtatcccaaaatagctgcctgcatcaaAGAAGTGCACCCGTTATCACGAaagagtttttgagataatggatGCGCTATTCTGGTATCCTGTACAGCTCATTGGAGGAGGAATACAGTGATGCCGTGAAAttgggctttatttcagcatgtggcactgtttagacagtaccacatgctgaaatagcctattttgaaatttactcaaaataagctacgaaAGTTGCATAGCATGAATTATGTGGCTTATTTTGAGGCTaggctgtcgtgtagacacagtcctagaGTCTTCATTTACCTCTTGCCCACCCAAGTGGAAGGAGTTCACAGAGTTTATTTTTGACAATTATACAGGTACTTGCACAGCTATCTTTGAGTCACCCATCACGCCCACCTACTGTTGATTAGTGGAGAACAAACACATGTACACAACATCATCATGAAATgttcagtggttcacagtcaccTCCATTTGCAATGTCTTTTAAATTCATACACATGATTTACAAATTCATTGCTGTGTTTGTGACAGAAGTTATCTTGGAAGCATCGTAATGTGCAGGCATACAGTTTTCTGAGGATGCCAAACCCATTTAAATTAACAGATATGTCCTTAAAGCTTGTTCATATATGTAAATATTTTATGTTAGAAAATAGTTAAATCTCTCTCCAGGATGAATGGTCAGCTGGGAAATTCAGAGAAAATAtttcttgctttgtttttaaattacttcTTTGATTGTGCAGCTCTTTACATTTCATAGCATTCAGGATTTTGATGTATTTCCCTCCagtttataaaaataattatctCAGAAAAAGGCTTCaatttttgttttatcttttctttctgttttttaaagGATCTGTCTACAGCTGGGAAATCTGAATGTATTTTACCCTGCGAAGCTCAAGTTACCGAGATGTAATTTTCTGTAAGTAAATTTGAGCTTTTGTCTAAAATAATAGTTTGGATCTGGCCATTATTTTGTAAGGGAATTTCTTCCATCTTGTGGTCAAATAATTGGGACCCTCGTCAACCAAATGTTAAACTCGGCTTCTAAAAATAACTCAGAGTGCTCCTGTGCTGCAGAGTGAAAATAAGAGatggtttaaaagaaacaaactgaaatatttcttcacacaatgtaagtcagcctgtgaaactccttgccagggatgtcgtgaagaccaggacttaacAGGCTTCAAAAATGAAATAGATAAACACATGgaagatagatccatcaatggccattagccaggatgggcagggatggtgtcctaagcctctggtctgacccaacaTGGATGTTCTTAAGTTGTTATGATACTGTTTCTACATGAAATTTGATGGTTTCAGTTCTcaattatttaaacattttggctatgtgtacactacagagatcttttgaaagaagctcttccagaagatctcttctgaaagaacttttgaaagagtgcatccacccaggccacgtctacgctagccccctcctttgagaaagggcatggtaatgatggattttggcagatgctaatgaggcactgtcatgaatgtgcagcacctcactagcataatggtggacgTGTGAGatttaaaaatgctgctttcgaaatgtacACCACCTGTGAGgttgggggcctttcaaaaggaccccccccaattttgaaagcccctttttcccatttggttatggaagaagggggttttgaaatccagggagtcTTTTTGAAttgcccctgtctacatgggtggcctGCATTaggaaagcggcactttcgaattgcgtgtggccgccattatgctaatgaggtgctgcattacccttccccttccaaaaggatgaggctagtgtagacacagccacacaaaaaaagcagatcaaaagagtgatctgctcttttgaaagagagcagccacacagcccgcactctttcgaaaagaatgggccaaggattaAAAATTAAgaccgttctttcaaaagaagggcccttttgagcacctacacacattttctttcaaaagaagctttcacaaGGGGGCACTCTttctgaaacgggaaaggaagagcgatttcgaaaggagcaccacattccttccatttactttcgaaagaacgctttgtgTGCATAGCCCCTCcatgtgatctttcgaaagagcccccttcttttgaaaatcttttgaaagaacttgctagtgtagacacagcctttgtttcaGCTCACACCTTGACTGACATATATTTGCAAATTTCAGGATCGATCTGACCCACCAAACGTCCCAAgcttctgatttgtcagtttgaaATCATCATGTCATGTGGTTTGATTGAAACCATTAATCTTTCCAAGGAAATGTGAGGAGCAGGAGCATTTCTCCACAATGTTTACAAGCTTGGACTGAGTGTCAAACCTGCAGTGAAATGTTGCATAGTTTCCCTGGGGAAATGTTGCATAATTTGGACTTTTTTAGCTAAGTCACAAAATTCCAATGCTGAAACCAACTTATTGTTGTAGTATTAGTCTTTCATTTCATTACCATCTTTAATAGCATTATATTTCAGGTAAATAAATGCGGTTTGTATAAAGGACAAAGACTCACAGAAtcaagtttcctttttttttcccacttcatTTCCAGTGCATCATAGCATCTCTCTTTGCAGCTATTATATAAAGAACTGGGTAAACAAAAGAACTTTCTGCTTGCTGGGAATTAGAAAATATTTTGGGTCAATCTGAAAAGAAACACTGAAATTTTTTGTGAATGAAAAAATTGAAACAACATCATTCTGAGCCAAACAAGCTGTTTTCATTTGGTTTCAATTGTTTCATTCCAATTTTGATCATTTTTGTGTGCACTGATTGTTTCCCCTTTACAAAGGAAAATAGGATGGGTgtcatttcaaataaaaaatcatatcttttgatttttttggattaaaatattttaaaaattgggttTCCTTTTCAcccaaaataatttgaaaaaaaaatacatgaattTACAAAGGTTTAGGTGGCACTGAATCTgcagttttcaccaaaaaaacccccaaaaataaGAAGTGTTTCACACAAAAAATCCACCCAACACTAGCCACACACTACCTAAAAAACAGAAAATTCAAACCAGCATCATGATATAGCACTTATGTGAGTGTCATTACTCCGAAGTGGAGTGTTTGGAGTGAAAATCTCTCCTGTGCAAAAGGCCAGTACAAGATCTGTGCACCAGTCAGGTATTATTTAAGGCCTCAAAATAAAGCACAAGTAGAGCAGAAGTCCTGCTTAAACCTTGTGCTGGACTTCTGCCCAGGAATAATTTTTACCCTTGATGTAAATGAATAAAATACAGTACATGTCTAAAAAAAGTCATATTAAAATCAGAAGAGCCTGTGTAAATGGACCACTCTGTTTTCatataataaaaactgacagctcTTACATTATTACAAGATTACTGTCAGTGAGTCACCTTGGACTACAGAACCTGCTATTCAGAAATGTTAAGGGCATAATACAATAGGTAATGTTGGTTATAACTTATTACTAAAGCTAAATTGTGCATTGTAACTAAGATTAAAGTTACAGGTCAGTTACATTGCCTGGTTAGGGAGACTCAGCTATTGTAGCCATCCTGATACATTTCTCTGGTCAAGTGCGAGGATTTACTGCACAGGATGTCTGGTGTTGAGACGCCAAAGGGGAAAATGATCATTAAACGTCTTATGTAAAACTCTCCCTCAAAATAGCACTGATTGCTAAAAATCTGTGATTTCTTGTGCCCAAATGTTTTGATTGCATTATCTATGCCTTGATTTGCAAGGATGCCCCCAGAGCTCAGCTTAGCCAGGCAACAAAACTCCCAGTTGCATGGTGGTCTTATTTCAGAAGTGCCCTGCATGTCAGTTTTAGCAGGAGGGTGGTTGGGTTTTGTGCTGTTAGAAGTAAGGTTCGGAAAGGGAAGTACTTTTCATCTCTAGCCCCTAGGAACTCCTCTGCTGGAGGCTACTGCCTTTTTCTTCTGTCACCTGCTGTTTTCCCAGCTGCCCTCTACTTTTCCATTCCCTTGTCTCTCACAGCCTCTCTTTCACTGCAGCACAGCGGGGAAACAGACAGGGACCAGTAGCAATTTATTCGGGTGagttttgtttgtattttcaTAGAACACAGTACACGTGAAGGGTCaggtcctcagctgatgtaaactgaAATGAATAGATTTCCATGCAATGGAACAGATATgtaccagtttacaccagctgatgatctgattcaaaatattttctttcccagTTCAGCACTCTCCCATTAAAACGTTTTCTTCAAGGAAGACAGGCAGACAGATAGGATAGTTACCAGGTGTACAAAATTACTGCCACAATGGGTTTTAAAGTACACTTTGCTTTTTTGCTTCTCTAGAAATCACCACTTCAGAAAGAGTGACCGAAGAAGATGGCAACGCTTTCTAATGATACGGCACTGAATTCGCTCCTCTCCAAATTAGTGCAACAATACATAGACCAGACTAATAATTCTGCATCTTCTCATCATGGAAAATCCAATGACAATCTGCAAATTGTCTATTTGCTTTTGTTGTTTGGCTTCTTTGGCTTCTTCACATTTGGAACAATGCTTGCCAACATCCGCTCCAAAAAGCTGGAGCACTCGAATGACCCATACAATGTGTACATAGCATCAGACATTTGGCATAAGGTGGATAAGGCAAATTTTCATGTAAGACTTGCAGAAACTTATAAATCATACTGTTTCTTTCAGAACCAGCTTGCTGTGGAGCAACCTAATAATCAGATTCCTCAGGTGAATCCTTCATAAAGAAATGAGAAAAAGATGGTCTGCTAAATTTACAGGTATCAAGCCAGATCTTCACCTAGTATAAGTGGAAGTGGCTCCTGGCCCATCTATTACAAATTAATCTTTCACCTAGAACAAAAAAAATATCTTTCTGCGTATCATCTACCATGCTGTGATAGCACTGTTTCGTGTACTCCTTTACCAAACTAATTGGACAGCTGTGCTACAAAAGCTTTCAACCCTGAATATCAGGTTGCAGTAATCTCTAAGATCAAGAAGAGTAGAAGCTGagtcttcagctggtgtaaatcatcaTGGTTGCGGTCTCCTCATCGATGAGGCTAGTTTAAAAAGCGTTTTATACTTTGGGGATGCAGCTTATACTCTTACAGAGGTCAGAATTTAGTGCCTGCTGGTTGCACTTGAAGTAACTGGCATGATTCAAAAAAGAATTCATACATAAGCTAGAATGTTGTTAACAATCAAGTAGCTCTAAGTGATTCCATAATCACACATATTCATGATATAAAAGAAGGTGATCgatagagctggttgaaatttgtcgttttttttttctttgaaggaCAATCTTGTTACTAAATGAAAGATTTTGTGgaagatttttgtttctttccaagGTTTCCATGTTTGTGATGAGAATCTGAGGAAATGAAATTTGGTTTCTAGTTTTGCACGTGAAAGAGTCAGAAATCTATTCCACGAAAAATTTAAATACGATTTTCTGCATGGCTTTACAAATTTTCTCTGTATTTCCCCCTCCCTCATGAACAAAGATTATGCCCCAGGGATTAAATTCACCTCCATGCACAGTGTGAACAGAAAGTCTATTCATCACTTACATTCCACTTACATGCTATTTTGAAGATCGTAGTGGAACTTAAGGGATGCATAGATCTTGTGCTGCTGGTGCACAGAGTGAATTTTAGGCTGTTCGATGAGTCTCTTTAGCAAATCTCTGATATTTAAGCTCTGATTCAGCAATGCACGTAAACCCGTGCTTAATTTCAAGTTTGTGAGTTCAAATACAGTCCAAAATGTCAAGTTCTGATTCAGTAAATTTCCTTTATTGCATAGTGGCCAAAGTGTACAGCTCAACAGATGGCAAGAAGAGTCTTGCTTAGATTtttcctgggctatgtctacaccatggGCACTAGTTCCAGATATGGAGTATCCCTGTAGCATATTTGTCTTCTCCCTGTCCCGTGCTTTTTGTTTGGTACTGAGTTGAGCTGAAATGCATCAGCTGAACTCAGCAATGTTCAGAATGGGAAAAACATAAGCAGGAAGTATTGATTGTCGCTGCTAAAACAGGGGAATGTGCCTTCCCCAGGAAGTGCACGCCCAAAAATAGGGATTCTGCACCTCACTTCTGGGCCTGGTCCCAAAGGACCATGATCAGAACAAAACTGATATCACAGCTACACATTAcaaatacaagtatcagagaggtagtggagttagtgtgtatcttcaaaaacaacaggaagtcctgtggcaccttatagactaacagatattttggatcataagatttcgtgggcaaaggattgaactcccaaccctgggtttagcatgccaatgctcaaatcatGCTATGTTTGGAGTTGTTTTTTCTAGAACAAAGTAgtgtatgcatctgatgaagcaggtctctgcccacaaaaacttatgctccaaaatatgtgttagtctataaggtgccacaggactgcttgttggttttgaagatacagactgacttggCTACTTCTGTGATACTTGTTTATGATACTGAAACATGATGGTGTTTGTTTTCTGCATTTCCCTCAGCCTGACCGTATGAAAACAGGCTAAGCAGTTTTGCTTTCTAGTTCTTCTGCAGTAAGCCTGTGCTGTGCCATTAGAGTGAAATATTACTGGGGGATATTTAAGCCTGAACAAAAAAACTgattaattcaattaaaccattTTAACAAATACTGTGAATGTTAACTTTTGTGAAAAGATTTTAAACATACAACTCTCCCCACCTACGTTCTGGCCCTAAACTACATGACAATGTGTTTGTGCAAAAGAATGTACATTATTTGCAATGTATTTATTAGTGTGAAGGTGACTGACATTTTTAGTTATTATATAACTTCTAGGTCTTTTTAAGGCTACGACTTTTTTATTTAGAAAAGGGGGAAGTACAATTTCATGGTAATTATTTCCTCTATAGAGGAGCTATTAACTGGCTTTTCAATGATGGTGTAAAAGTGTACCATAGACTTTCAATTACAACTTTCATTCTTATTTTCCCTTTGTTTGTGAAAATCATTGTCCTTTTCACAAAATCAATAAAATGTGTAATTATAGCAATGTGATATAGCCTCAAATGTCATTTCTCATAAAACCagagactcatagaacactagaactggaagggacctgaagaagttatcaagtccagtctcctgccctcatggcaggactgaggCGCTGTCTATACTTACCAGCCCTGTCAATCTAATTCAGCTTTGCCAATAGCATAGCTGAAGATGAAAGACTCACCATGGTGGTTTGCGGGTGGTAAGGCTGACAGGGGCTGATCTCCCATCAACACCAGGTTCTCTTCTCACCCTGGTGGAGCGCTGGTGTGGGCAGGAGTGAGCTCAGAAGTTGGTTTACCACAGCTGAAGCAGATGCGATAAATTGACAGCCAGTGAATTGATTGCAGCAGCATCGATCCACCTCACAGTGTAGGCAAGGCTTAAGTATGATCTAGACCAAGAGGTGGGGAAAGTTTCTTTGGGCtgagggccactgacccacaggaaaatcagtcaggggccaaaCAAAAGTGAGGAGCAACACCCCGCTCCACAAAAAAAATGGCTCCCActgatgcccccctcccccacatacactGAAACACCTCAATCCCCCAGCCCTACAGTGCAATGGGTGGGAGTGGGAAAGAGAGGAccgaggttcagggcttcccctagGCCAAATGAACtcttctggctggctggggctaaTAGATTTTGTGGACCCTCCAGACCCTGAGGAAAGGCCAAAATGAGGGTGTCAGTGTGCAGGAGAGGACTCccagggagtgggatggggttagagggctgggtggcagggtgggAGAACAGGATCTGGTGGTGAGTGCAGGACTGGGctgagggtgcagggcctgggcaggaggcaggctgCAGGAGCGATCTGGGGATGCAGGTGAGgatctgtgtgggagggaggatgcaggaacagGCCAGGGCTGTGGGATCTGGGCAGAAGGAAGGTGTTCAGTagtgggctggtgctgggggagtctGGAGAGGGGAAACTTAGCTGCACAGCTTCACTGGGGCATATGTGGCTccatgacccccacccccaccagctcccaggaACTGCTCCTTCGCTCCATTTGGCCGTGAGTCTGGTCTGTGAGATCAGCAGGAAAAAGCCTCCAGGCAAGCAGTTccctgtgctgcctttcccccagcagGGGAAGGACAGCATCAGAGCGCACAGCCACTTTTTCCACCTGACAGGCAAaccctgtgggccagatctgaccCTGGCTGACCTGGATGCAGCCCCTGCGGCTTGGGGCTTCACACCCCCTCACCATAGAAGGGCCAAGCCCCAAGccgcaggggctgcacccaggtaagctgcaggccagatccaaccctcctgccatgggttccccatccctgatcTAAACCATCCTGGACAGGTGTTTACGGAAGCTGCTCTGAAAATCTCCACTGTTGGAGATTCCATAACCCTCCAAgccatttactccagtgtttaaccagcctgacagttaggaagtgcttcctaatgtccaacctacacctcccttgctgcagtttaagcccattggttcttgtcctgacCTCAGAGGCCATGTTCCCTCTACTGTTTTCTGTCCATGTGCTGAATGACTTTCCTTATGTGCACCCATGTGAAGGTGAGTAGCGCATACCAAAAGCTATATCCCACATGGACAACATGTGCCCTGGAGAgactgaggggctggggagagggctgtAAATGGGGTTTCAGTCTAaatgggggctccaggctggggcaggcagtcGGGGTGTGGAAGGCGGTGAGGTCTCCCACTGAGGGTAgtaggctctggagtggggcagggaattaggggtttgggatgcagaagggggctccaggctggggccaagggattCAGAAGGGAGGAGGGGTTCTGGGCTGAATCAGAGGAGTGGAgtacaggagggggtgagggctttGGGTTGTGCCCAGGGATGAGGGTTTGGGGATGGAAGAAAAGGCTCCATGTTTGAGAAGGGGCTCAGAGCTAGGGTGAAGCAGGGGGGACAGGCTCAGGGATGAGGGTgttggctttggggtggggctatGATGAGCATTTTGCTATGCAGAAAGTGGCTCTGAGTTGAGGGGAGGTGCTCAGGATGGGGCAGAGAATTACAGCTTGGGTTTACCTGAGCAGCTATTgagcagctgtggcagctccatTCCGGGGCCAGTGAGAAGGGGTGCCTctccgccccaccccctccaccgccctgcccgcagctgcaccaGCTCTGTGCAGAGGCCAAGAGAGGGATGcctcctgccagccatggcagctccatgctgggacttttgccctggccacagcagtgctggggcttGGAGAGAGGTAtctcttcctgctgcagccctgtgcccctagagcagaagaattatttcctgTGTCTTGCATATGGTGCTCCTGCTAGTCTGTTCCAGAATGCAGTTTGTTTTACTATGTAAAAGTCTGTGTTTCTATTTCAATAACTATTTACTGACCTCTCGCTTTCAGTTTGCATACATCTTCGCCAGTGTCATAGACTCATATGTCTTTTTGAATCTTTATGTCTTCATTATACGTCTAATTATAGACCAAATAACGTAGGGGAGAGGTAGTGATGTTGTAAGCCAGATTGCTGGCTGATGTAAATTTGCACCCATTGAACTGCCCCAAGGGGAGGCTCTGGCCCCACATTATGCAAAGGAAAATGCCTGATTGGTTCCTCTTTTACATGTTCATCATGCACAGCTTTAACCAGGTTTGTAAAAAATCCAGGTAATGAAGGACTCACCCCATGGCAGAATCCTCCACACCATAGGAACACAGTTACCAAGTGatactgtgggcttgtctacacttacagcacCGCAGCAGTTATAATTGCGCCTATGCAGTGATCAGGGTGACGCTGTCTATGCAAATGGGAGAGCTTCATCCCTTGGGGCATGTACCCCGCTGCTTAGCTAGCCCATGGCTATGTttttgggagaagctctcctgtcaacacAGTGCTGTCTGTACTGGGATTAGGTCAATATAACCACCTCACTTGGTATTTTCTACACCCCAAGTGACAAAGTCTTTGCAACATGTGTTCCTAGGCTAGCCAAAGCATATGGGGGGACATGCCAGCAGAATGACTGTGGGGTGAATGTGGAGGTGGATGGAGCAGGCTTGTCTCTGCATTTCCTGTGATCTGTGGAAGGGGGCTCAAAATATGATGGCTTGCAGAAGACGCTGGGGAGGTTGAATGAGATGACTCACGAGTTTAAAGGCAAAGCCAAAATATTTGTGAGTACATGAAACCTAATTCACGCTGACAGCCAAAACGTGAACTAAACTGCAATCTCTGCACTTCAAAGTATCATCTAGGTCTTGTAAACTTAACAACAACTTCCTCTATCATTAACCACTGACAAAGGTCTTGCTTATAATACCACAGGCTGTCAACCTcagttatgcaacttcagctatgtgaatactTAGATCTGCTTACCATTGTATCTTCAATGTGATAAATCAACAGCTGATGTCCATTGACTCCACTTCTCTCTTTCTGGTGGAGTGCCTGAGTCGACAGGAGAGTGCTCTCCAGTTGATTTATTGCTTCTATACTAGACACGATAAATTGACCTCCGCTTGCTCAATCACTGCCCATTAATCCACTGGGTGGTGAAGATATGCCCTAATTCAGGGTGCATAGTGCTAGAGCCTGAATTGTTCATGATATATAACAGAAGAGTGTTAACTGAATGAGTAACTCTTATGGCTGTGCAATCATGTCTTTAGCTGGTCGTATTTATGTAGacaaaaaaacagcaacaaaaatagtcATGTAAAGATCATTCAGTAGCAGTCGCATTTCCTGATATCTTGCCATCTTGCTGAATACTGGTGGAATTTTGAAAAGAGGCTACAGTCATTAGATACATTATTTGTTGCATGTTATTTGATCATCACTTTTAAACTCAGTAATATGGGAATTAATGTCTACTAGGACAGGCTGGATAGGTTAGTCAGGAGGAGGTTAAACTAATAACAGAAtaataggtctacacagcaaagttatttcaaaataacagccattattttcaaataactatgtgagcatctacacaacacaaccactattttgaataatttcaaaataacagctggattatttcaaaattagtagaCTTCATTATACGAGGAACAGCACCTCTTTGAAAAACACTTCTACTGGCACTGCAATCTAAGAcagctcctcagatttgtcatctagaAAGAAGGGCTCAGGTTTGAAaatcttcttcatgtcctgagcaGTGAAGAccgatgcaaagaattcatttgttTTCTCCACAATGGCCTACTTTAGCATCTCAATCACCCAGTGGCCACACTGGTCACTTAGCTGGATTCCTGTTTTTGATGCACTTAACATTTTTTTATAATACTCCTTGAGTCtttagctagctgttcttcaaattcgtTTTTGGCCTtccttattatatttttatacttcattttccagagtttatgctctttctattttcctcactag contains:
- the KCNE1 gene encoding potassium voltage-gated channel subfamily E member 1; protein product: MATLSNDTALNSLLSKLVQQYIDQTNNSASSHHGKSNDNLQIVYLLLLFGFFGFFTFGTMLANIRSKKLEHSNDPYNVYIASDIWHKVDKANFHVRLAETYKSYCFFQNQLAVEQPNNQIPQVNPS